One region of Wyeomyia smithii strain HCP4-BCI-WySm-NY-G18 chromosome 3, ASM2978416v1, whole genome shotgun sequence genomic DNA includes:
- the LOC129729885 gene encoding probable mitochondrial glutathione transporter SLC25A40, which yields MSSTGSRAELVSAADVDMDDSRFRIRPYQQVLSSCSGALVTSLFMTPLDVVKTRLQTQQKMMLSNKCYLYCNGLMDHLCPCGPNGTISAMSKPALHFHGTIDAFVKISRYEGVPALWSGLSPTLVLALPTTVIYFVAYEQFRLRLKEFWLKRNGSNAELPIWLPLVAGSSARVLAVTIVNPLELIRTKMQSEKLSYSEVGRAFRSMLKIQGITGLWKGFFPTILRDVPFSGIYWTTYESIKKRSNVTQPSFGFSFLGGAIAGSVSAFCTVPFDVVKTHQQIEFGEKFLYAENGERKQPVKSTGTFETMRRIYISNGIKGLFAGLAPRLMKVAPACAIMIASFEYGKNFFYNYNVTRYLAKQQRETAAGMPISKARPTTSVSC from the exons ATGTCCTCAACCGGATCGCGAGCGGAGCTCGTTTCAGCAGCGGATGTCGACATGGACGATAGTCGTTTCCGCATCCGACCTTATCAGCAGGTGCTGTCGTCATGCAGTGGAGCTCTGGTCACTTCATTATTTA TGACTCCTCTCGATGTAGTGAAAACACGCCTGCAGACGCAGCAGAAGATGATGCTGTCGAACAAATGTTATCTCTACTGCAACGGACTAATGGATCATCTGTGCCCCTGTGGACCGAACGGGACGATTTCCGCTATGTCCAAACCGGCACTTCATTTCCACGGTACAATCGATGCATTTGTGAAGATTAGTCGCTATGAGGGAGTTCCAGCACTCTGGTCCGGTCTCAGCCCAACGCTTGTGCTCGCACTTCCCACAACTGTTATCTATTTTGTGGCATACGAGCAGTTCCGACTCCGGTTGAAAGAATTTTGGCTCAAAAGAAATGGCTCCAACGCGGAGTTGCCTATCTGGCTTCCCCTCGTGGCCGGTAGCTCCGCCAGAGTATTAGCTGTGACCATAGTGAACCCATTGGAACTTATTCGCACAAAAATGCAATCGGAAAAGCTTAGCTACAGCGAGGTTGGACGCGCTTTCCGAAGCATGTTAAAAATACAAGGTATCACCGGGTTGTGGAAGGGATTCTTCCCGACTATTTTGCGGGATGTACCGTTTAGCGGAATCTACTGGACGACTTACGAAAGCATAAAAAAGCGCAGCAACGTTACCCAACCTTcctttggttttagtttcctcGGAGGAGCAATCGCAGGCAGTGTGTCAGCTTTCTGCACCGTACCGTTCGATGTAGTAAAAACACACCAGCAGATCGAGTTTGGTGAAAAATTCCTTTACGCGGAAAACGGCGAACGCAAACAGCCTGTCAAAAGTACAGGAACGTTTGAAACAATGCGAAGAATCTACATCAGTAACGGGATCAAAGGTCTGTTTGCCGGGCTGGCACCTCGGCTGATGAAAGTGGCTCCGGCTTGCGCGATAATGATTGCATCATTTGAATATGGTAAAAATTTCTTCTACAATTATAATGTGACCCGGTATTTGGCAAAGCAGCAGCGAGAAACCGCCGCTGGGATGCCAATCAGTAAAGCAAGACCCACGACGTCAGTGAGTTGCTAA